The Desulfobulbaceae bacterium genome has a segment encoding these proteins:
- a CDS encoding ketoacyl-ACP synthase III, whose translation MNSFVLGTGSCLPKRVLANAELESMVDTSDEWISSRTGIKTRRIAGPGEETSKLAAGAARQALSMAGLTPADIDIILLGTITSDMSMPSCACLVQKELGAVNAFAYDLNAACSGFLYALDMADAYLTRDPSLKIMVIGAETLSTRVNWQDRNTCVLFGDGAGACLVTGGSPGGVLASKMFSDGRLYDLLSMDSAKGMNPDLGNFHNQESFITMTGRDVFRYAVRAMAGAVDHVLTMAGLTADDITLIIPHQANIRIVNSLIERLGVAPEKIYVNIDKYGNTSAASIPIALDEANREGRFGQGDLLLFCAFGGGFTWGASIIRW comes from the coding sequence ATGAATTCTTTTGTCCTTGGAACTGGCTCCTGCTTGCCGAAGAGGGTTTTGGCCAATGCCGAGTTAGAGAGCATGGTCGATACCTCGGACGAGTGGATCTCATCACGTACCGGCATTAAAACCCGGAGGATCGCGGGACCGGGGGAGGAGACATCAAAGCTTGCTGCAGGAGCGGCCCGCCAAGCCCTGTCCATGGCGGGACTGACCCCGGCTGATATCGATATTATCTTGCTCGGCACCATCACCAGTGACATGAGCATGCCGTCGTGTGCCTGTCTGGTACAAAAAGAATTGGGTGCCGTCAATGCCTTTGCCTATGATCTTAATGCCGCCTGTTCCGGCTTTCTCTATGCGCTTGACATGGCAGATGCCTATCTGACGCGTGATCCTTCTTTGAAGATAATGGTGATTGGCGCAGAAACTCTGTCTACTCGTGTCAATTGGCAGGATCGCAATACCTGTGTCTTGTTTGGTGATGGCGCCGGAGCCTGTCTGGTGACCGGGGGCAGCCCTGGAGGAGTGCTGGCTAGTAAGATGTTTTCGGATGGCCGACTGTATGATCTGTTGAGTATGGACTCAGCCAAGGGCATGAATCCAGATCTCGGTAATTTTCACAATCAGGAATCGTTTATTACGATGACCGGGCGTGATGTCTTCCGTTATGCGGTCAGGGCCATGGCCGGGGCCGTTGATCATGTTCTTACTATGGCGGGTTTGACTGCCGATGATATTACCCTGATCATCCCCCATCAGGCCAATATTCGTATCGTTAATAGCCTGATTGAACGGCTTGGAGTCGCGCCAGAAAAAATCTATGTTAATATAGACAAATATGGTAATACATCGGCAGCCAGTATCCCTATTGCCTTGGATGAAGCCAATCGGGAGGGCAGGTTTGGTCAGGGCGATCTCCTGCTGTTTTGTGCTTTTGGTGGCGGATTTACTTGGGGCGCTTCTATCATTCGGTGGTAG
- a CDS encoding acyl-CoA dehydrogenase, with translation MDYFLTEEQQLIVDVARQITDEKIIPIRAELDEKEEFPTEIIQAIAQADLAGLYIEEEYGGYGGGSYDIVLALEQFARGCVGIATSFAANALGAYPIILSGSAELKSKYLPSLASGEKMAAFALTEPNAGSDASGIQTTAVLDGDHWVLNGTKQWITNAGEANIYSVIAITDRSKGPRGASMFVVEDTDPGFSYGQKEKKLGIRASSTRELIFKDCRIPIDRMIGRPGSGFITVMKTLDKSRPGIAILGVGLAQAALDEAVTYAKQRVQFGKPIIAFQAVQHLLADMAIQTEAARALVYQAAKHIDAHPGDMSKASSMCKVFATDVAMKVTVDAVQVLAGYGYMREYPVEKMMRDAKILQIYEGTNQIQRNVVGQALNKEYTS, from the coding sequence ATGGATTATTTTTTAACTGAAGAACAGCAGTTGATCGTTGATGTGGCACGGCAGATCACGGATGAGAAAATCATCCCCATCAGGGCTGAATTGGATGAAAAAGAGGAATTTCCAACAGAGATTATTCAGGCGATTGCCCAGGCTGATCTCGCGGGCCTTTATATAGAAGAGGAGTATGGCGGCTATGGTGGCGGCAGTTATGATATCGTGCTGGCACTTGAACAGTTTGCCCGTGGGTGTGTTGGTATTGCCACCAGTTTTGCTGCTAATGCCCTGGGCGCGTATCCCATTATTCTTTCAGGCTCTGCTGAGCTTAAAAGCAAGTATCTGCCGTCACTTGCCAGCGGTGAGAAGATGGCGGCTTTTGCCTTGACCGAGCCTAATGCCGGAAGTGACGCTTCCGGGATCCAGACCACCGCTGTTCTTGATGGTGATCATTGGGTGTTGAATGGCACCAAGCAATGGATTACCAATGCCGGTGAAGCAAATATTTATTCTGTGATCGCGATCACGGATCGGAGCAAAGGTCCGAGAGGGGCATCCATGTTTGTCGTGGAGGATACTGACCCCGGTTTTTCATACGGCCAGAAGGAGAAGAAACTTGGTATCCGCGCTTCGTCGACCCGTGAATTGATCTTTAAGGATTGCCGCATTCCTATAGATCGAATGATTGGCAGGCCTGGCTCCGGTTTTATTACAGTCATGAAGACCTTGGATAAGTCCCGTCCTGGCATCGCCATCTTAGGAGTTGGCCTGGCTCAGGCAGCCTTGGATGAGGCTGTCACTTACGCCAAGCAGCGCGTTCAGTTCGGTAAGCCGATCATCGCATTTCAAGCAGTGCAGCATCTGCTCGCTGATATGGCGATCCAGACCGAGGCTGCCCGGGCTTTGGTCTATCAGGCAGCCAAGCATATCGACGCTCACCCAGGAGATATGTCCAAGGCATCATCGATGTGCAAGGTTTTTGCCACCGACGTAGCCATGAAGGTTACCGTTGATGCGGTCCAGGTCCTCGCTGGTTATGGGTATATGAGAGAATATCCGGTTGAGAAAATGATGCGTGATGCCAAGATTCTGCAAATTTATGAGGGGACTAATCAAATCCAGCGCAATGTCGTTGGTCAGGCCCTGAATAAGGAATATACTTCATGA
- a CDS encoding electron transfer flavoprotein subunit beta/FixA family protein produces the protein MKIVCCLKQVPDAKNVRLDPKTNTLSREGVQSIMNPYDRHALEEGVRLKEQYGGTVVALSMGPPQAEEMLREAVACGADEAVLVSDRAFAGSDTWATTYTLAQAIKTIGGCDLVLCGKQAIDGDTAQVGPGLAHRLGWPYASYARKVHGVKDGVLLLQRMMDDGYDELKITLPALLTVVKEINEPRIPSLKGKMRAKKVEILRLDAAGIQADPACLGLAGSPTKVFKVFAPELRGDRTMLEGPIHEQVSQLATILQSLGSVTK, from the coding sequence ATGAAGATTGTTTGTTGCCTGAAGCAAGTCCCGGACGCCAAGAATGTCCGACTTGATCCCAAAACCAATACCTTGAGTCGGGAAGGGGTGCAGAGTATCATGAATCCCTATGACCGTCACGCCTTGGAAGAAGGGGTGCGGTTAAAGGAACAGTACGGCGGTACCGTAGTGGCTCTCTCCATGGGTCCCCCTCAGGCCGAAGAGATGTTGCGTGAAGCTGTGGCGTGCGGCGCGGATGAGGCTGTATTGGTTTCTGATCGAGCCTTTGCCGGTTCTGACACCTGGGCAACTACGTATACCTTGGCCCAAGCCATTAAGACCATAGGCGGCTGTGATCTGGTATTGTGTGGCAAGCAAGCCATTGATGGCGATACCGCTCAGGTTGGCCCTGGTTTGGCCCATCGACTCGGATGGCCCTATGCGTCTTATGCTCGCAAGGTTCATGGTGTGAAAGATGGTGTCTTGCTTTTGCAGCGGATGATGGATGACGGTTATGATGAGTTGAAAATCACCCTGCCAGCCCTGTTGACCGTCGTTAAGGAGATTAACGAGCCCCGAATTCCATCTCTTAAAGGGAAAATGCGGGCCAAGAAGGTAGAAATCCTTCGTCTCGATGCTGCGGGAATTCAAGCTGATCCGGCCTGTTTAGGCTTGGCGGGATCGCCGACCAAGGTATTCAAGGTCTTTGCTCCTGAGTTACGTGGAGATCGGACTATGCTGGAGGGGCCGATTCATGAACAGGTGAGCCAGTTGGCTACCATCCTTCAGTCGTTAGGGTCCGTTACCAAATAA